A genomic window from Silene latifolia isolate original U9 population chromosome Y, ASM4854445v1, whole genome shotgun sequence includes:
- the LOC141631534 gene encoding uncharacterized protein LOC141631534 produces the protein MQKKLATIDQLNCRGIQLVNRYFLCKRDNENHKHLFFKCLFSKEVWHGILSWMKISGRTNSLNKELHWGANRRTCKHWKTKWFLGCLGAVVYSIWEERNARIFQGVEHNVDAIDNQQHIGLNQDINQDVDSYGT, from the exons ATGCAGAAGAAACTTGCTACTATTGATCAGCTAAATTGTAGAGGTATTCAGTTGGTTAATCGTTACTTTTTATGCAAGCGGGACAATGAGAATCATAAGCACTTATTTTTTAAGTGTTTGTTTTCTAAAGAAGTTTGGCATGGCATTCTCTCTTGGATGAAGATTTCTGGGCGTACGAATAGTCTCAATAAGGAGTTACATTGGGGTGCTAATAGACGTACTTGTAAACATTGGAAAACCAAATGGTTTCTAGGGTGTCTTGGTGCCGTGGTGTATAGCATTTGGGAAGAAAGGAATGCTAGGATCTTTCAAGGAGTGGAGCATAATGTGGATG CTATCGACAATCAGCAACATATTGGTCTTAACCAGGACATTAACCAGGACGTTGATTCATATGGGACATGA